The genomic window ATGGAGTATTGCGATTGCGGTCGTGGTGCTCATCAGTATTGCGGCCTGCGGTTTATTGTTGTGGTCGCAATCAAAAGTGAAGGTGAAGCTGGGTAATGATGGCAAGCCATTACCAGCCGGAACAACTGGCCACGTATGGGACGTTGATTTGATGGAGCAAAATAATCCACTGCCACGTTGGTGGATGTGGTTGTTCTATCTCACCATCATCTATGCAGTAGGCTATCTAATCGTGTATCCAGGCTTGGGTAGTATGCAAGGTAGCTTTGGCTGGAGCCAAGCGGGGGCCTACGAGAAAGAAATTAAAGATGGTGAGCAGCAGTACGGTCCCATATTCAATAAATTTATGAATATGGATATACCAGCTGTCGCAAAAGATGAACAGGCAAGAGAAATTGGTCAGCGCCTATTTTTAAATAATTGCGCCCAATGTCATGGTTCGGATGCCCAAGGTGGCAAGGGTTACCCTAACTTAGCAGATAACGACTGGTTGTATGGCGGCGATCCTGAAACTATTAAGACGAGTATCTTAAATGGCCGTCACGGACAGATGCCACCAATGGCGGCTGCAGTAGGCTCAGAAGATGATGTGCGTAATTTGGCGAACTACGTCATGAGTTTATCGAATTCTGCGCATGATCCGATTAAGGCTTCGTTGGGTAAATCTAAATTTATGGCTTGCGCCGCATGTCATGGCGCGGAAGGTAAGGGCACCCAGGCATTGGGTGCACCGAATCTGACCGATAAAATTTGGCTGTATGGCGGTGGAGTCGACAATGTAATGGAAACCATCAACAAGGGACGCAGCAATCAAATGCCTGCTCACAAAGCTTTGTTAGGTGAGGCGAAGGTACATTTGTTGGCCGCTTATGTCTGGGGCTTGTCGAATAATTCTGCGGTCGCTGTTACTCAAGCAGAAGCTGGCGCTATCAAGCAAATTGCCAATGCCGCTGTAGAGAAGTAAGCTAGTAGTGATTTAGAAGTAATTTTAAAACAGTTTGATATAAAAATGAAAATTATACCGATAGTCCCGGCGCCCATGACAGAAGTTGAATTGGCGTTGTTTGAGGAGCGTAGGAAGATCTATCCTCGCTCACAAAAAGGCTGGTTCTCCTCGTGGCGCTGGGTATTGGTATTTTTCACTCAAATTTTATTTTATGGAGGGGCTTGGCTACATTGGAATGATAGGCAAGCCGTTCTGTTTGATCTGACCACGCGCAAATTTTATATTTTCGGCTTGGTTTTATGGCCGCAAGATTTCATCTATCTTGCTGTGCTATTAGTTATTTCTGCTTTATCCCTGTTTCTATTTACTGCCATAGCAGGGCGTCTATTTTGCGGCTATGCTTGTCCGCAAACGGTATATACCGAAATCTTCATGTGGATAGAAAAGAAGATAGAGGGCGATAGAAATGCGCGTATCAAACTCGATGACGCACCCATGTCTGTGCGTAAATTTTCTCTGAAGTCGTCTAAGCATCTGGCTTGGCTGGCGCTTTCGCTCTGGACTGGATTTACCTTTGTTGGCTATTTCACACCCATCCATGTTTTGGCACAAGAAGTGTTTGCCTTCACACTCGGGCCTTGGGAATATTTTTGGATCTTGTTTTATGGCTTTGCAACCTATGGCAATGCCGGCTTCATGCGTGAGCAAGTCTGTAAATATATGTGCCCGTATGCGCGCTTTCAAAGTGCGATGTTTGATAAAGATACCTTAATCGTTACTTACGATACTGCCCGCGGAGAGCCGCGCGGCTCGCGCAATAAGAAAGTTGATTTTAAGGCTGAGGGCTTAGGTTCTTGTGTCGATTGTGGTATCTGTGTACAAGTCTGCCCGACTGGCATCGATATCCGTAATGGCTTGCAATATGAGTGTATCGCCTGCGGCCTGTGCATTGACGGCTGCGATCAAGTCATGGATAAAATGGCTTATCCGCGCGGTTTGATACGCTATACCACCGAGCATGCGCTGGAGCGCAAACTCGACAATAAGTCTATGTGGAGGCGGGTGTTCCGTCTGCGCACTCTAATTTACGGCAGCATATTAGGCCTGATTATTTTAGTCGCCGCCTTATCCCTGGCCTACCATGTGCCACTAAAGGTTGATGTGATGCGCGACCGTAGCATGCCTAAAGTGACGGATACGGGGGCGATCGAGAACGTGTATCGCTTGCAAATTACCAATTCGCATGAAGAAGCGCATAAATATGTGATCTCAGTGAAAGGTGCGGCTGGTATTGAGATTGTAAATCAGACCGAAATTGAAGTGGCGGCGGCATCGGTGATCCCTTTCCCGGTAAGGGTACGGATACCTGCTGGAGCGGCCGAGATCGGTTCCAACAGAATACGTTTTGTGATCCAAGATATAAATGTGCCGAAGATTAATGTGACCGAAAAAGCTGTATTTTTGGTACCCAAATAGGAATAAATATGAATTCAATATTGCTGCAGCAAAAAATAAAAAAAGATATTTGGTACAAGGAGCCGTGGCTGCTCTTGGTCGTCGGCGGTCCTTTGATCGTAGTTTGCGCCAGCTTGATTACTGGTTTTATCGCATTCCGAGGCGCTGATAAGGTCGTTTCTGAGGATTATTACAAGCAAGGTTTAATGATCAATAAAGATATACAACGCGACGCCAAGGCGCGTGCGCTGGCACTTTCCGCGAACCTCACGCTTGATCTGGCGGCTGGTAAGTTGAAGATGCGACTGAGCGCAAATCAGGCTATGCCAGACCTGGTACAGGTGAGTCTGGCCAGCGCCGATAACAAGACCTCTGCTGTGAACGAGGTGATACATCGTTTGCCTATGCAGCAAATACAGCCAGGTAGTTACGAAGGCGATTTGAATTCATCATCGAATTTATCGATAGCTGCGGTAAAATTGTTGCATGTCAAAGTAGAGACCACGGAGTGGCGTTTAACTGGCGATTGGTTTGAGCCGGTGCAAAGGCAAGTGCAATTAGCTGCTGCGAAATAAAGCCATCTCCTTGGTTTTTGAAATAAA from Undibacterium parvum includes these protein-coding regions:
- the ccoP gene encoding cytochrome-c oxidase, cbb3-type subunit III; the encoded protein is MADFFNEGWSIAIAVVVLISIAACGLLLWSQSKVKVKLGNDGKPLPAGTTGHVWDVDLMEQNNPLPRWWMWLFYLTIIYAVGYLIVYPGLGSMQGSFGWSQAGAYEKEIKDGEQQYGPIFNKFMNMDIPAVAKDEQAREIGQRLFLNNCAQCHGSDAQGGKGYPNLADNDWLYGGDPETIKTSILNGRHGQMPPMAAAVGSEDDVRNLANYVMSLSNSAHDPIKASLGKSKFMACAACHGAEGKGTQALGAPNLTDKIWLYGGGVDNVMETINKGRSNQMPAHKALLGEAKVHLLAAYVWGLSNNSAVAVTQAEAGAIKQIANAAVEK
- the ccoG gene encoding cytochrome c oxidase accessory protein CcoG; protein product: MKIIPIVPAPMTEVELALFEERRKIYPRSQKGWFSSWRWVLVFFTQILFYGGAWLHWNDRQAVLFDLTTRKFYIFGLVLWPQDFIYLAVLLVISALSLFLFTAIAGRLFCGYACPQTVYTEIFMWIEKKIEGDRNARIKLDDAPMSVRKFSLKSSKHLAWLALSLWTGFTFVGYFTPIHVLAQEVFAFTLGPWEYFWILFYGFATYGNAGFMREQVCKYMCPYARFQSAMFDKDTLIVTYDTARGEPRGSRNKKVDFKAEGLGSCVDCGICVQVCPTGIDIRNGLQYECIACGLCIDGCDQVMDKMAYPRGLIRYTTEHALERKLDNKSMWRRVFRLRTLIYGSILGLIILVAALSLAYHVPLKVDVMRDRSMPKVTDTGAIENVYRLQITNSHEEAHKYVISVKGAAGIEIVNQTEIEVAAASVIPFPVRVRIPAGAAEIGSNRIRFVIQDINVPKINVTEKAVFLVPK
- a CDS encoding FixH family protein, translating into MNSILLQQKIKKDIWYKEPWLLLVVGGPLIVVCASLITGFIAFRGADKVVSEDYYKQGLMINKDIQRDAKARALALSANLTLDLAAGKLKMRLSANQAMPDLVQVSLASADNKTSAVNEVIHRLPMQQIQPGSYEGDLNSSSNLSIAAVKLLHVKVETTEWRLTGDWFEPVQRQVQLAAAK